A portion of the Acidihalobacter yilgarnensis genome contains these proteins:
- a CDS encoding DUF4282 domain-containing protein, which produces MKDIFFFDKMLIPRIITGIYWITLLAVLIGGLGSMFEGYGGFTAGKFFEGLFYIVAGAIAARIWCELLIVLFKMNEALQEIRHK; this is translated from the coding sequence ATGAAGGATATTTTCTTTTTTGACAAAATGCTGATACCAAGAATTATCACGGGGATTTACTGGATAACGCTCTTAGCGGTTTTGATAGGTGGGTTGGGCTCAATGTTTGAGGGGTACGGTGGCTTTACCGCTGGCAAATTCTTTGAAGGGCTTTTTTACATCGTTGCTGGTGCGATTGCGGCCAGAATTTGGTGCGAATTGCTGATCGTCCTGTTCAAGATGAACGAGGCACTTCAGGAAATCCGGCACAAATAA
- the dapF gene encoding diaminopimelate epimerase, whose protein sequence is MEYKGLRFAKMHGLGNDFVVIDAINQRFEPTPENVRRLADRHRGIGCDQLLLVEPAEGEEADFRYRIFNADGGEVGQCGNGARCFARFVVDHGLAAGPEIRVETLGGPMRLRLEPDGQVCVDMGVPRFDPADVPFDAPERARRYPLEVGGEHHEIAAVSMGNPHAILRVDDLDAAPVARLGPLIEAHPRFPQRVNVGFMQIITPRHIRLRVFERGVGETQACGSGACAAVAVGRDNGWLEECVAVDLTGGGLMIRWEGEGKSLRMTGPASTVYEGRVA, encoded by the coding sequence ATGGAATACAAGGGTTTGCGATTTGCCAAGATGCACGGCCTCGGTAACGACTTCGTCGTGATCGACGCCATTAACCAGCGCTTCGAACCCACGCCGGAAAACGTGCGTAGGCTGGCCGATCGGCACCGGGGCATCGGTTGCGATCAACTCCTGCTGGTCGAGCCGGCTGAGGGCGAGGAAGCGGATTTTCGTTACCGGATATTCAATGCCGATGGCGGCGAGGTAGGCCAGTGCGGCAATGGTGCGCGCTGTTTTGCCCGCTTCGTGGTCGATCATGGTCTGGCCGCCGGGCCGGAGATTCGGGTCGAGACCCTGGGCGGTCCGATGCGCCTGCGGCTCGAACCCGATGGTCAGGTGTGCGTCGATATGGGCGTGCCGAGGTTCGATCCCGCGGACGTTCCGTTCGACGCACCCGAGCGTGCGCGACGCTATCCGCTGGAGGTTGGAGGCGAGCACCATGAAATCGCTGCGGTATCGATGGGCAACCCGCATGCGATTTTGCGCGTTGATGACCTCGACGCCGCGCCGGTCGCGAGGCTCGGACCGCTGATCGAGGCGCATCCGCGCTTCCCGCAACGGGTCAACGTTGGTTTCATGCAGATCATCACCCCCCGGCATATCCGCCTGCGCGTCTTCGAGCGGGGCGTGGGCGAAACCCAGGCCTGCGGCAGCGGTGCCTGCGCCGCGGTCGCAGTCGGACGCGACAACGGCTGGCTTGAGGAATGCGTGGCGGTTGACCTGACCGGCGGTGGGCTTATGATTAGGTGGGAGGGCGAGGGTAAATCTCTGAGAATGACCGGCCCCGCCTCCACCGTTTACGAAGGGCGTGTGGCCTAA
- a CDS encoding DUF484 family protein, with amino-acid sequence MTRQTTSEPYQEPLTEVDVAAYLRAHPDFFVRNLSLLEILRVPHPTHGAVSLVERQTSVLRERNRQLEHKLKELIQLARENEQLGANLHRLGLGLLQADSLDSVLALTREQLCDEFKADEVMVRLIGPDASGAPYFCTPDDPGLAHFAGLFEHRRPVCGRADPQQLDWLFGAEVAEGLGSAVLIPLFDTEPLGVLALGSRDAVRFHPSMGTLFLGYLGELVGAAVSNRLGRT; translated from the coding sequence ATGACCCGACAGACGACCAGCGAGCCGTATCAGGAACCCCTGACGGAAGTGGATGTGGCGGCGTATCTGCGCGCGCATCCCGATTTTTTCGTGCGCAACCTTTCACTGCTGGAGATTTTGCGCGTACCCCATCCGACTCATGGGGCGGTGTCGCTGGTCGAGCGGCAGACCTCCGTGTTGCGCGAGCGTAACCGGCAGCTTGAACACAAGCTCAAGGAGCTGATCCAGCTTGCCCGCGAGAACGAGCAGCTCGGCGCCAACCTGCATCGGCTCGGGCTGGGCCTGTTGCAGGCAGACAGCCTGGACAGCGTGTTGGCGTTGACCCGCGAGCAGCTCTGCGACGAATTCAAGGCGGACGAGGTCATGGTGCGCCTGATCGGTCCGGATGCATCGGGGGCGCCCTACTTTTGCACGCCCGATGATCCGGGTCTGGCGCACTTTGCCGGATTGTTCGAACACCGCCGCCCGGTTTGTGGTCGGGCGGACCCACAGCAACTCGACTGGTTGTTTGGGGCCGAGGTGGCGGAGGGCTTGGGCTCGGCCGTGTTGATCCCGCTATTCGATACCGAGCCCTTGGGCGTGTTGGCTCTCGGCAGCCGGGATGCCGTTCGTTTTCATCCGAGCATGGGCACCCTGTTTCTGGGGTATCTGGGCGAGTTGGTTGGCGCCGCCGTGAGCAATCGGCTCGGACGCACATGA
- the hslV gene encoding ATP-dependent protease subunit HslV, protein MEQYRGTTILSVRRDGQVTMGGDGQVTLGNTIMKGNARKVRRLYHDRILAGFAGGTADAFTLFERFESQLERHGGNMTRAAVELAKDWRSDRALRRLEALLAVADGEVSLIISGNGDVIEPEGGLIAIGSGGAFAQAAARALLDGSGHDAREITERALNIAADICIYTNRNLTIETLGE, encoded by the coding sequence ATGGAGCAATACCGCGGTACGACGATTCTGTCGGTTCGGCGCGACGGTCAGGTCACCATGGGCGGCGACGGCCAAGTGACGCTGGGCAATACGATCATGAAGGGCAATGCGCGCAAGGTGCGACGGCTTTATCATGATCGGATTCTTGCAGGCTTTGCCGGCGGTACCGCCGATGCCTTTACCCTGTTCGAGCGCTTCGAGTCGCAGCTGGAACGCCACGGCGGCAACATGACGCGCGCAGCGGTGGAGTTGGCCAAGGATTGGCGCAGCGATCGGGCGCTCAGGCGTCTGGAGGCGCTGCTTGCGGTTGCCGATGGCGAAGTCTCGCTGATTATCTCCGGCAATGGTGACGTGATCGAACCCGAGGGTGGGTTGATCGCCATCGGCTCCGGCGGTGCCTTCGCACAGGCGGCGGCCCGCGCCCTACTCGATGGCAGTGGGCACGACGCCCGCGAAATCACCGAACGCGCCTTGAATATCGCTGCAGATATCTGCATTTATACCAATCGCAATTTGACCATCGAAACGCTGGGCGAGTGA
- the lptM gene encoding LPS translocon maturation chaperone LptM yields the protein MLLLWLRRLVPLTCAILLAVAVSGCGQKGPLYLPSNPGTSSPSAGS from the coding sequence ATGTTGCTTCTCTGGTTGCGGCGGCTAGTGCCGCTTACCTGTGCGATCCTGTTGGCCGTGGCCGTATCCGGTTGCGGACAGAAGGGTCCATTATATCTACCTTCAAATCCGGGCACGTCGAGCCCATCCGCCGGGAGCTGA
- a CDS encoding alpha/beta hydrolase, whose product MPPETLEYVETGATEHRHTLVWLHGLGADGHDLRPFADALELPSMEGVRQVFPHAPFRRIDLLGDIPLRAWYRFDKMTFGQGENDADIRTSVDQVEALLKRERRALPADGRLILGGFSQGGLIALAAGLAGDTPVDGIVALSTYLWTATVAARPATPVFMAHGRADPVIPIDIGRTSAERLRAQGIALEWREYAMEHTICAAEILDISKSLHTMLTA is encoded by the coding sequence ATGCCACCTGAAACCCTGGAATACGTCGAAACCGGCGCAACCGAGCATCGACATACACTCGTCTGGTTGCATGGGCTCGGTGCCGACGGGCACGATCTGCGTCCCTTTGCCGACGCACTCGAACTACCCTCGATGGAGGGTGTTAGACAGGTCTTTCCGCACGCCCCTTTCCGCCGCATCGACCTCTTGGGCGACATTCCGCTGCGCGCCTGGTATCGCTTCGACAAGATGACATTCGGCCAAGGCGAGAACGACGCCGACATTCGTACCTCGGTAGATCAGGTCGAAGCCCTGCTGAAACGCGAACGGCGCGCGCTTCCAGCCGATGGACGCCTCATCCTCGGAGGATTTTCCCAGGGCGGGCTCATCGCCCTTGCCGCCGGCCTGGCAGGCGACACGCCCGTGGACGGCATCGTCGCACTGTCGACGTATCTGTGGACGGCCACCGTGGCAGCGAGACCCGCCACCCCGGTATTCATGGCCCACGGCCGAGCCGACCCGGTCATCCCGATAGACATCGGCCGCACCTCCGCCGAACGACTGCGTGCGCAGGGCATCGCCCTAGAGTGGCGGGAATACGCCATGGAACACACCATTTGCGCGGCGGAAATCTTGGACATTTCCAAAAGCCTGCACACCATGCTGACGGCCTAG
- a CDS encoding DUF2905 domain-containing protein — protein MARTLIVIGWALVALGLVWPILPRLGLGRLPGDFLFSREGFAFYFPLTTSIVISLVISLLIWWFRK, from the coding sequence ATGGCGCGGACGCTGATCGTTATCGGGTGGGCGCTGGTTGCGCTGGGACTCGTCTGGCCAATCCTCCCCCGGCTTGGGCTCGGGCGGCTACCCGGTGACTTCCTCTTCAGCCGCGAAGGCTTCGCCTTCTACTTCCCGCTGACCACTTCGATTGTGATCAGCCTCGTGATTTCGCTGCTGATCTGGTGGTTTCGGAAATAG
- the lysA gene encoding diaminopimelate decarboxylase, which translates to MDHFVYREDALCAEAASLEDIAARFGTPCYVYSRATLERHWRAFDDALGEHPHLICYAVKANANLAVLNLLARLGSGFDIVSVGELERVMRAGGDPARVVFSGIGKQAHEMRRALEVGIRCFNVESEPELERLNAVAGEMGLRAPVSLRVNPDVDPGTHPYIATGLKESKFGIDIGDARAVYRRAAALPHLDVVGVDCHIGSQLTRLAPFQDALDRVLALVDALQEEGLSIHHLDLGGGLGIRYRDETPPSPAEYAAALKARLSGRSLEILLEPGRAIVGNAGVLLTRVEYVKSTAHKHFAIVDAAMNDLLRPALYQGWHEIVPVRAGGSGEARLYDVVGPVCETGDFLGKERTLSIVPGDLLAVRSAGAYGFSMSSNYNARPRPPEVMVDGEQVYEVRARESIEHLMAGETCLPGGI; encoded by the coding sequence ATGGACCACTTCGTCTATCGCGAGGATGCGCTGTGCGCGGAGGCGGCGTCTCTGGAGGACATCGCAGCGCGCTTCGGCACGCCTTGCTACGTCTACTCAAGGGCGACTTTGGAGCGTCACTGGCGCGCCTTCGACGATGCGCTTGGCGAACATCCGCACCTGATTTGTTATGCAGTGAAGGCGAATGCCAACCTCGCGGTACTTAATCTGCTGGCTCGGCTGGGTTCGGGCTTCGATATCGTTTCCGTGGGCGAGCTGGAGCGTGTAATGCGGGCGGGGGGCGATCCTGCGCGCGTGGTTTTTTCGGGTATTGGCAAGCAGGCGCACGAGATGCGCCGTGCACTGGAGGTCGGTATCCGCTGCTTCAACGTGGAATCCGAGCCTGAACTGGAACGGCTCAACGCGGTGGCCGGTGAGATGGGCCTGCGTGCGCCGGTTTCGCTGCGCGTCAATCCGGATGTGGACCCTGGCACACACCCCTATATCGCCACCGGACTCAAGGAAAGCAAGTTCGGTATCGATATCGGGGACGCCAGAGCCGTTTACCGACGTGCTGCCGCGCTGCCTCACCTCGACGTGGTTGGCGTGGACTGTCACATCGGTTCTCAGTTGACGCGTCTGGCGCCTTTTCAAGATGCGCTGGACCGCGTGTTGGCGCTGGTCGATGCGCTGCAGGAAGAGGGCCTTTCCATCCATCATTTGGATCTTGGCGGTGGGCTTGGCATTCGCTACCGCGATGAGACGCCGCCGTCACCGGCCGAATATGCCGCCGCGCTCAAGGCGCGTCTCAGCGGGCGGTCTTTGGAAATCCTACTGGAGCCCGGGCGGGCCATCGTCGGCAATGCCGGCGTATTGCTGACGCGCGTCGAATACGTCAAGTCGACCGCGCACAAACACTTTGCCATCGTTGATGCGGCCATGAACGACCTGCTCCGACCCGCGCTTTACCAGGGTTGGCACGAGATCGTGCCGGTGCGTGCCGGTGGTAGCGGTGAAGCACGGCTGTACGACGTGGTCGGCCCGGTCTGTGAGACCGGCGACTTTCTCGGCAAGGAACGGACATTGAGCATCGTGCCGGGCGATCTGCTGGCAGTGCGCAGCGCCGGTGCCTACGGTTTCTCGATGAGCTCCAATTACAATGCCCGCCCACGTCCGCCGGAGGTAATGGTCGATGGCGAGCAGGTGTACGAGGTGCGTGCGCGCGAGTCGATCGAACATTTGATGGCGGGTGAGACTTGCTTGCCCGGTGGAATCTGA
- a CDS encoding DUF6969 family protein has translation MRPESPPDGLAPTDVLPSLPEPIPPSALGFDARAREVLLAAGNEIRECYRVLERGGLNVVGEVLREQGDFVELEHYPRDDVEDIGHYSQYYYHAHRGVGEAHGHFHTFIRTGLLASPPLPEATFQVSEPWPREQAAIAHLIAIAMDDWGYPIGLFTTNRWVTGETWYAAETVAGLLPGFVIDHANPSWPTNRWITAMLRLFHPQIEALLAHRDACIGLWQRALPECDVLEDRRLEVIGYLPISVEAWMAQLQGS, from the coding sequence ATGCGGCCCGAGTCACCGCCTGATGGGCTTGCGCCCACGGATGTACTGCCATCGCTTCCCGAGCCGATCCCGCCCTCGGCCCTTGGTTTCGATGCGCGTGCGCGCGAGGTCCTGCTGGCGGCAGGGAATGAGATACGCGAGTGCTATCGAGTGCTCGAACGGGGTGGGCTGAATGTCGTCGGCGAGGTGCTTCGCGAGCAGGGGGATTTTGTCGAGCTGGAGCATTATCCGCGTGATGATGTCGAGGACATCGGGCACTACTCGCAGTATTACTATCACGCGCATCGCGGTGTCGGCGAGGCGCACGGACACTTCCATACCTTTATCCGCACGGGCCTTCTGGCAAGCCCACCGCTCCCGGAGGCGACCTTTCAGGTCTCCGAGCCGTGGCCTCGCGAGCAAGCGGCTATTGCCCATCTGATTGCCATTGCGATGGACGACTGGGGCTATCCCATCGGGCTTTTCACTACCAACCGCTGGGTAACCGGGGAAACTTGGTATGCGGCGGAAACGGTTGCCGGGTTGCTACCGGGTTTCGTGATCGATCACGCCAACCCCTCTTGGCCGACCAACCGCTGGATTACCGCGATGCTGCGTCTCTTTCACCCGCAGATTGAGGCCCTGCTGGCGCATCGCGACGCGTGCATTGGGTTGTGGCAGCGGGCCTTGCCGGAGTGCGACGTTCTGGAGGATCGCCGGCTCGAAGTCATCGGCTATCTGCCGATCAGCGTGGAGGCCTGGATGGCTCAGCTGCAGGGGTCATGA
- a CDS encoding class I SAM-dependent methyltransferase: protein MERIPEPELMLDEAQARAYAEADFEAPHARVVELFRESFPDWSGRGAVLDLGCGPGDISLRFAVAYPYCQVDGVDGSEAMMAAGRGRIQASGLDTRVRLHKALLPTDAAPRPLYDAVISNSLLHHLHEPQVLWSAVNRYAADGAPVFIIDLLRPDSLTEARMLCDRYADGEPEVLRQDFFHSLCAAFTLEELHAQLRSAGLDYLEASAVSDRHCMIRGRLRRS from the coding sequence ATGGAGCGCATACCCGAACCCGAGCTAATGCTGGACGAGGCCCAGGCGCGGGCTTACGCAGAGGCCGATTTCGAGGCGCCGCATGCGCGCGTGGTCGAGCTGTTCCGTGAGTCGTTCCCGGACTGGTCGGGGCGCGGCGCGGTACTGGACCTGGGCTGCGGGCCGGGCGACATCAGCCTGCGTTTCGCCGTTGCCTATCCGTACTGCCAGGTGGATGGCGTGGATGGCTCGGAGGCGATGATGGCGGCCGGTCGTGGGCGTATCCAGGCCTCGGGCCTGGATACGCGGGTTCGGCTGCACAAGGCCCTGCTGCCGACGGATGCGGCGCCGCGTCCGCTCTACGATGCGGTGATATCCAACAGCTTGCTGCATCACTTGCACGAACCGCAGGTGCTGTGGTCGGCGGTCAATCGCTACGCGGCGGACGGTGCGCCGGTGTTCATCATCGACCTGCTCAGGCCGGATAGCCTCACCGAGGCGCGGATGCTGTGCGATCGTTATGCGGATGGCGAACCAGAGGTGTTGCGGCAGGATTTCTTCCATTCACTCTGCGCGGCCTTCACGCTGGAAGAGCTGCATGCGCAGTTGCGGTCGGCAGGATTGGACTATCTGGAAGCGAGTGCGGTGAGTGATCGGCACTGCATGATTCGGGGACGCCTGCGCCGGAGTTGA
- a CDS encoding tyrosine recombinase XerC: MTDPAVEAYLDSLSGQRHYSPQSVAAYRRDLALYLAFLSARSRTVIEAASHDVRDFIAGEHRRGRSAPTLRRRLSAIRGLYHFLIGEGQVHQHPALELRAPKGERRLPEVLAPEQLDRLLAGSGEDALARRDRALFELMYSSGLRLAETVALDLVDLDLAAGMVRVTGKGRKTRDVPVGRRARDALGLWLRARVTLVSPGVTAVFVGRGGGRLGARSVQLRLGRLARVNGLEIPIHPHLLRHAFASHMLESSGDLRAVQELLGHANIATTQIYTHLDFQHLASVYDQAHPRARRRGKASE, translated from the coding sequence ATGACTGACCCCGCGGTCGAGGCCTATCTCGACTCGTTATCCGGGCAGCGCCATTACTCGCCGCAAAGCGTTGCGGCCTATCGTCGCGATCTCGCCTTGTATCTGGCGTTTCTCAGTGCGCGATCGCGCACGGTGATCGAGGCGGCCAGCCACGACGTGCGCGATTTCATTGCCGGCGAGCATCGCCGGGGGCGTAGCGCCCCCACGTTGCGTCGACGGTTGTCTGCGATCCGCGGGCTATACCACTTCCTGATCGGCGAGGGACAAGTCCACCAGCATCCCGCGCTGGAGCTGCGTGCGCCCAAGGGCGAGCGGCGCCTGCCGGAGGTGCTTGCGCCCGAGCAGCTCGACCGCCTGCTTGCGGGTTCCGGCGAGGATGCGCTGGCGCGGCGCGACCGTGCACTGTTCGAGCTGATGTATTCCTCCGGGCTGCGTCTGGCCGAGACGGTCGCCTTGGACCTCGTCGATCTGGATCTTGCCGCGGGCATGGTGCGGGTCACCGGCAAGGGTCGCAAGACACGGGATGTGCCGGTCGGACGTCGGGCACGCGATGCGCTGGGTCTGTGGTTGCGCGCTCGCGTAACCCTGGTGTCGCCGGGCGTGACGGCGGTATTCGTTGGTCGCGGCGGAGGCCGCTTGGGCGCGCGTTCCGTGCAGTTGCGGCTGGGGCGGCTGGCACGTGTGAACGGCCTGGAGATCCCGATCCATCCACACCTGCTGCGCCATGCCTTCGCGAGCCACATGCTGGAATCCTCGGGCGACCTGCGCGCGGTTCAGGAATTGCTCGGCCACGCGAATATCGCCACCACCCAAATCTATACCCATCTCGATTTCCAGCATTTGGCGTCGGTCTACGATCAGGCGCACCCGCGCGCGCGGCGTCGCGGCAAGGCATCGGAGTAG
- a CDS encoding DUF5343 domain-containing protein, which translates to MAENLPYSTSVGTLEKMLDKIKSASTPERFTQDFVSTKLAMKGGTARAQIPLLKKMKLVAEDGSPTDLYREYRNPNKSRAALEAEIGVRSRIVTSGIIRYGAF; encoded by the coding sequence ATGGCAGAGAACTTACCTTACAGCACCTCTGTAGGAACATTAGAGAAAATGTTAGATAAGATAAAATCTGCATCTACTCCTGAAAGATTTACACAGGACTTCGTGAGCACAAAACTTGCCATGAAGGGCGGAACAGCTAGGGCACAGATACCATTGCTCAAAAAAATGAAGTTGGTTGCTGAGGATGGCTCACCGACAGATCTCTATCGAGAATATAGAAATCCAAATAAATCTAGGGCTGCCCTAGAAGCGGAAATAGGGGTCAGGTCTCGCATTGTAACATCCGGCATCATCCGCTATGGTGCCTTCTAG
- a CDS encoding sulfurtransferase TusA family protein, producing the protein MTTANKELDARGLNCPLPILRTKKAINELSSGETLKVIATDPGAVKDFEAFCKQTGNELVEHSEAGGEFTFILRKA; encoded by the coding sequence ATGACGACTGCTAACAAGGAACTGGATGCCCGCGGCCTGAACTGCCCGCTGCCGATTTTGCGCACCAAGAAGGCCATCAACGAGCTGAGTTCCGGCGAAACCCTGAAAGTGATCGCCACCGATCCAGGTGCGGTCAAGGATTTCGAAGCGTTCTGCAAGCAGACCGGTAACGAGCTGGTCGAGCACAGCGAGGCGGGTGGCGAGTTCACCTTCATTCTGCGCAAGGCCTAA
- a CDS encoding glucan biosynthesis protein has product MGIDLTRRRLLQAMQALGLIAATSRSGIVNAMPLSEETLRFGPAQPFDFDRLRHQARALAKHPYQSTPTRHPALLDRINYDTYQQIRYRSADALWRTGRRPYPIEFFHLGRYARKPVAIHALVDGKARRVIYSPDLFDYGKSGLRTAAPGDLGFAGFRVMNTGKEPGDWLAYMGASYFRSAGPEDQYGLSARGIAIDTTVPGRQEEFPNFTAFWLEEPPGSDDIVVYALLDGPSLTGAYRMTWRRSREAFTTDIEAELFQRSDIAQLGIAPLTSMYWYSETNRRTAPDWHPEIHDSDGLALWTGQGERIWVPLNNPPHVQTNSYQDHNPKGFGLLQRDRDFRHYLDDSAYYDRRPSVWVEPKGAWGAGAVVLVEIPTDDETSDNIVAFWQPARAASVGDTWKLDYRLYWAAHEPFIPDVARVAATRLGQPGIPGQHTPRDPHGRKFVIEFTGGPLAGMPQRFDIVPVITASRGHLSHQFVLKILGTNRWRAQFDLHSEGSEPVELRCYLKLGDKTLSETWLYQYWPENYGFTR; this is encoded by the coding sequence ATGGGTATCGATCTGACGCGTCGTCGGCTATTGCAGGCCATGCAGGCACTAGGCCTGATCGCCGCCACATCCAGATCGGGCATCGTCAACGCCATGCCGTTGAGCGAGGAAACCCTTCGCTTCGGACCCGCGCAGCCCTTCGACTTCGACCGCCTCCGCCATCAGGCCCGCGCACTGGCGAAACACCCCTATCAGTCCACACCGACACGCCATCCCGCGTTGCTCGACCGCATCAACTACGACACCTATCAGCAGATCCGTTACCGCAGCGCCGATGCGTTGTGGCGTACCGGTCGTCGGCCATATCCGATCGAGTTCTTCCATCTCGGACGCTATGCCCGCAAACCGGTGGCGATCCATGCGCTCGTCGACGGCAAGGCGCGGCGCGTCATCTATAGCCCCGATCTCTTCGATTACGGCAAGAGCGGTCTGCGCACCGCAGCACCGGGCGACCTCGGCTTCGCCGGCTTTCGCGTCATGAATACCGGCAAGGAGCCCGGCGATTGGCTCGCTTACATGGGCGCAAGCTACTTCCGCAGCGCCGGGCCGGAGGATCAATACGGCCTGTCCGCGCGCGGCATCGCCATCGACACCACTGTGCCGGGCCGGCAGGAGGAGTTCCCCAACTTCACCGCCTTCTGGCTAGAGGAGCCGCCCGGCAGCGACGACATCGTGGTCTACGCGCTGCTCGACGGCCCCAGCCTGACCGGCGCCTACCGCATGACCTGGCGCCGGAGCCGAGAGGCATTCACCACCGACATCGAGGCCGAGCTGTTCCAGCGCAGTGACATCGCCCAGCTCGGCATCGCGCCGCTGACCAGCATGTACTGGTACAGCGAAACCAACCGGCGCACCGCTCCCGACTGGCACCCCGAAATTCACGACAGCGACGGCCTCGCTCTGTGGACGGGGCAGGGCGAGCGCATCTGGGTGCCACTCAACAATCCCCCGCACGTGCAGACCAACAGCTACCAGGACCACAACCCCAAGGGCTTCGGGCTGCTTCAGCGCGACCGCGACTTCCGCCACTACCTGGACGACAGCGCCTATTACGACCGCCGGCCCAGCGTCTGGGTCGAGCCCAAAGGGGCCTGGGGGGCAGGCGCCGTCGTGCTGGTGGAAATCCCCACCGACGACGAAACCAGCGACAACATCGTCGCCTTCTGGCAACCCGCACGCGCAGCCAGCGTCGGCGATACCTGGAAGCTCGACTACCGCCTCTACTGGGCCGCACACGAACCCTTCATCCCCGACGTCGCCCGCGTCGCCGCCACACGCCTGGGCCAACCCGGCATCCCCGGCCAGCACACCCCGCGTGATCCCCACGGCCGCAAATTCGTCATCGAATTCACAGGCGGCCCACTCGCCGGCATGCCGCAACGATTCGACATCGTCCCCGTGATAACCGCCTCGCGCGGCCACCTGAGCCATCAATTCGTGCTCAAAATCCTCGGAACGAATCGGTGGCGTGCGCAGTTCGACCTGCATTCGGAAGGCAGCGAGCCGGTAGAGCTGCGCTGCTACCTGAAGCTCGGCGACAAAACACTGAGCGAGACGTGGCTGTATCAATATTGGCCGGAGAATTACGGCTTCACGAGATGA
- a CDS encoding REP-associated tyrosine transposase yields MARPLRIEFSGALYHVTSRGDRREPIVEDDEDRLTFLRVLAEVVGQFNWICHAYCLMTNHYHLVIETPDGNLSKGMRQLNGVYTQATNRRHHKSGHLFQGRFKGILVDKDHYLLELARYVVLNPVRAGMVKHPNDYPWSSYPAMMGEATPPGWLATQGLLALFASRRSVARRRYAQFVAEGIGQESLWTALRQQIYLGDETFVRRVQKKAAKQNDRLAIPRAQRRAPPKSLATIEARHAERNEAMIEAYATGAYSYREIAEHFGLHLATVGRIVRSAMLQGVT; encoded by the coding sequence ATGGCACGTCCCCTACGCATTGAGTTTTCCGGAGCGCTCTACCACGTTACCTCGCGGGGTGATCGGCGTGAGCCGATTGTCGAAGACGACGAAGACCGGTTGACGTTTTTGAGGGTGTTGGCCGAGGTTGTGGGGCAATTCAATTGGATTTGCCATGCCTATTGCTTGATGACCAACCATTATCACTTGGTCATCGAGACGCCGGATGGGAATCTTTCCAAAGGCATGCGGCAACTCAATGGCGTATACACGCAGGCGACGAACCGTCGCCACCATAAAAGCGGGCATTTGTTCCAGGGTCGCTTCAAAGGCATTCTGGTCGACAAGGATCATTACCTGCTGGAACTCGCCCGTTACGTCGTGCTCAATCCGGTTCGTGCCGGGATGGTCAAACATCCGAACGATTACCCCTGGAGTAGCTATCCGGCAATGATGGGCGAAGCAACGCCTCCCGGTTGGCTGGCCACGCAGGGGTTGCTGGCGCTATTTGCCAGCCGCCGCTCAGTCGCCCGGCGGCGCTACGCGCAGTTTGTGGCCGAAGGCATCGGGCAGGAAAGTTTGTGGACAGCGCTGCGCCAGCAAATCTATCTGGGTGACGAGACGTTCGTGCGGCGGGTGCAGAAAAAGGCCGCAAAACAGAACGATCGACTCGCTATCCCGCGCGCGCAACGTAGAGCGCCGCCGAAATCGCTGGCGACCATCGAAGCCCGGCATGCGGAGCGGAACGAAGCCATGATCGAGGCCTATGCTACGGGCGCCTACAGTTACCGCGAGATTGCGGAACATTTCGGGCTGCATCTGGCCACGGTAGGGCGCATCGTCAGATCGGCGATGCTACAAGGCGTGACCTGA